A single genomic interval of Nitrosomonadales bacterium harbors:
- a CDS encoding ATP-binding cassette domain-containing protein — MPFITLDKACLSFGHVALLDHADFQLDEGERVGLIGRNGGGKSSMMRVLAGQGTLDDGVVWRAPTARICHVSQEPVLDADDTVFDAVAKGMGKLQKLLHDYHLVSHQLSEPDADYDKLLEDMQHLQTQLEAQDGWSVQARIETAISKLELDADKQVGKLSGGQRKRVALAQALVAEPDVLILDEPTNHLDFASIEWLEGLLNDFKGAVLFVTHDRRFLDNVATRIVELDRGRLTSFPGNFSAYQAIKERMLADEAVVNAKFDKVLAQEEVWIRQGIKARRTRNEGRVLRLEQLRRERAARREKIGKVEMSVDSGERSGKLVAELTNVSKSYGERKLIDDFSCRIQRGDKIGLLGPNGAGKSTLLKIILGELSPDSGSVKLGTKIAVAYFDQLRAQLDDEATLADTISQGSDYIEIGGQKKHVISYLGDFLFAPERARSPVKSCSGGERNRLLLARLFTQPANVLVLDEPTNDLDIETLELLEELLANYDGTLFLVSHDRAFLDNVVTQVIAFEGDGKLIEYVGGYEDWVRVKQYQAGIAAGKPSVPTPAKEKIVPVEKPKPAGKIGFKDQRELDELPKRIEALEQEQIDITAHLADGSIYRDDTKRARQLQARNEEIEAEIMAAMARWEELERRKG; from the coding sequence ATGCCATTCATCACTCTGGACAAGGCATGTCTTTCGTTCGGCCATGTCGCGTTGCTGGACCATGCGGATTTTCAGCTCGACGAGGGCGAGCGCGTCGGCCTGATCGGGCGCAACGGCGGCGGCAAGTCCAGCATGATGCGCGTGTTGGCGGGGCAGGGCACACTCGATGACGGGGTGGTGTGGCGTGCGCCGACCGCCCGCATCTGTCATGTCAGTCAGGAGCCGGTGCTGGATGCCGACGATACGGTGTTCGACGCGGTGGCGAAAGGCATGGGTAAGTTGCAGAAACTGCTGCACGACTATCATCTGGTGTCCCACCAGCTTTCCGAGCCGGACGCGGATTACGACAAGCTGCTGGAGGATATGCAGCATCTGCAGACGCAACTCGAAGCACAGGACGGCTGGTCGGTGCAGGCACGTATAGAGACTGCGATCAGCAAGTTGGAATTGGATGCGGACAAGCAAGTCGGCAAACTGTCCGGCGGTCAGCGCAAGCGCGTCGCTCTGGCTCAGGCGCTGGTGGCGGAGCCAGATGTGCTGATCCTCGACGAGCCGACCAATCATCTGGATTTCGCTTCCATCGAATGGCTGGAAGGGTTGCTCAACGACTTCAAGGGTGCAGTGCTGTTCGTCACCCATGACCGTCGTTTTCTGGACAATGTGGCGACGCGCATCGTCGAACTGGATCGCGGCAGGCTGACGAGTTTCCCGGGAAATTTTTCCGCCTATCAGGCGATCAAGGAACGCATGCTGGCGGACGAGGCGGTGGTGAATGCCAAGTTCGATAAGGTGCTGGCGCAGGAGGAGGTGTGGATACGCCAGGGCATCAAGGCGCGCCGTACCCGCAACGAGGGTCGCGTGTTGCGCCTTGAGCAGTTGCGCCGCGAGCGTGCCGCGCGCCGCGAGAAGATCGGCAAGGTCGAGATGAGCGTGGATAGCGGGGAGCGTTCCGGCAAGCTGGTCGCGGAGCTGACCAATGTCAGCAAATCGTATGGCGAACGCAAACTCATCGACGATTTCTCCTGCCGCATCCAGCGCGGCGACAAGATCGGCCTGCTCGGGCCGAACGGTGCGGGCAAAAGCACATTACTCAAGATCATCCTCGGCGAATTGTCGCCGGACAGCGGCAGCGTGAAGCTGGGCACCAAGATCGCGGTGGCCTATTTTGACCAGCTGCGCGCACAGCTTGACGACGAAGCGACGCTGGCCGACACCATCAGCCAGGGCTCGGATTACATCGAGATCGGTGGACAGAAGAAGCATGTCATCAGCTATCTCGGCGACTTCCTGTTCGCGCCGGAACGCGCGCGGTCTCCGGTGAAGAGTTGTTCCGGTGGCGAACGCAACCGCCTGCTGCTGGCACGGTTGTTTACCCAACCGGCCAACGTGCTGGTGCTGGACGAACCGACCAACGACCTCGACATCGAGACGCTGGAGCTGCTGGAGGAGTTGCTGGCGAACTATGACGGTACGCTGTTTCTGGTCAGCCATGATCGCGCCTTTCTCGACAATGTCGTCACGCAGGTGATCGCGTTCGAGGGTGACGGCAAGCTGATCGAATATGTCGGCGGTTACGAGGACTGGGTGCGCGTCAAGCAATACCAGGCCGGCATCGCCGCCGGAAAGCCATCTGTCCCGACGCCGGCAAAGGAGAAGATTGTGCCGGTCGAGAAGCCGAAGCCTGCCGGGAAGATCGGTTTCAAGGATCAGCGCGAACTTGATGAATTGCCCAAACGTATCGAGGCGCTGGAACAGGAACAGATCGACATTACCGCGCATCTGGCCGATGGTTCCATCTACCGGGACGACACGAAACGCGCGAGGCAGTTGCAGGCACGCAACGAGGAGATCGAGGCGGAGATCATGGCTGCGATGGCGCGCTGGGAAGAGCTTGAGAGGCGCAAGGGGTAA
- a CDS encoding class II aldolase/adducin family protein has product MNEYELRDELVRIAKKLDVQGLNRGTAGNLSARHGSGFLVTPSGMDAEELTADDIVFVDFDGSTQGRWRPSSEWLFHRDILMQRPEFGAVVHTHSVAASTLACLRKDIPPFHYMIALAGGDTIRCADYATFGTQALSDNALIAMKDRKACLLANHGMIAAGKNLAEAFKIAVEVENLCELYLRASQLGHPYLLTAEQFRQAQEKFADYGKPKQ; this is encoded by the coding sequence ATGAACGAATATGAACTGCGCGACGAACTGGTGCGCATCGCGAAGAAACTGGACGTGCAAGGGCTCAACCGTGGCACGGCCGGCAACCTGTCGGCGCGGCATGGCAGCGGCTTTCTGGTCACGCCCTCCGGAATGGATGCGGAAGAACTGACGGCGGACGATATCGTGTTCGTGGATTTCGACGGCAGTACGCAGGGGCGCTGGCGTCCGTCCAGCGAATGGTTGTTCCACCGCGACATACTGATGCAGCGCCCGGAGTTCGGTGCGGTCGTCCATACGCATTCCGTCGCGGCCAGCACGCTGGCCTGCCTGCGCAAGGACATCCCGCCGTTCCATTACATGATCGCACTGGCGGGCGGCGATACCATCCGCTGCGCGGACTATGCGACCTTCGGCACACAGGCGCTGTCCGATAATGCGCTGATCGCGATGAAGGATCGCAAGGCTTGCCTGCTGGCGAACCACGGCATGATCGCGGCGGGCAAAAACCTCGCCGAAGCGTTCAAGATCGCGGTGGAAGTGGAAAACCTGTGCGAGCTATACCTGCGCGCCTCGCAGCTCGGACACCCGTACCTGCTGACCGCCGAACAATTCCGGCAGGCGCAGGAAAAATTCGCCGATTACGGCAAACCGAAGCAATAG
- a CDS encoding 6-phosphofructokinase: MAANLVGKMVIGQSGGPTAVINQSLVGAVLAARKQPNITGILGARHGIAGIMKEDFIDLTTQSAEQLELVATTPAAALGSVRLKPGKAECEKVFEVFRRNDVRYFFYIGGNDSAETAHIIAEMAKEANYDFCTVHIPKTIDNDLKVTDHCPGFASAARFVALAFMGDDRDNRALAGIKVNVVMGRSAGFLTAASALARQAEGDGPHLIYLPERVFDVERFKQDVRDTMAKHGRCVIAASEGITDKDGNPISTSGERDSHGNIQLSGSGALGDTLAALVKEAFAGQKVRVRADTFGYLQRSFPTIVSPIDAKEAREVGTVAVNHAVSTGQPGSVSIRRLSSKPYASECFITPLSSVAREATEMKDEYINADGNDVTQAWIDYVTPLVGELPKMGRL; the protein is encoded by the coding sequence ATGGCAGCAAATCTGGTTGGAAAAATGGTTATCGGTCAGTCCGGCGGACCGACGGCAGTTATCAATCAATCCCTGGTTGGCGCGGTACTGGCAGCGCGCAAACAGCCAAATATCACCGGTATCCTCGGTGCGCGGCACGGCATTGCCGGCATCATGAAGGAAGATTTCATCGACCTGACCACGCAGAGCGCCGAACAACTCGAACTGGTTGCGACGACACCCGCTGCGGCACTGGGTTCGGTGCGCCTCAAGCCCGGCAAGGCGGAGTGCGAAAAGGTGTTCGAGGTGTTCAGAAGGAACGATGTGCGTTACTTCTTTTACATCGGCGGCAACGATTCCGCCGAGACCGCGCACATCATTGCCGAGATGGCGAAAGAAGCGAACTACGATTTCTGCACCGTGCATATTCCCAAGACCATCGACAACGACCTGAAGGTCACCGATCATTGTCCGGGATTTGCTTCAGCGGCGCGTTTCGTGGCGCTGGCGTTCATGGGCGACGACCGCGACAACAGGGCGCTGGCGGGCATCAAGGTCAACGTGGTGATGGGGCGCAGCGCCGGTTTCCTGACTGCGGCATCCGCGCTGGCGCGCCAGGCGGAAGGCGATGGCCCGCACCTGATCTACCTGCCGGAACGCGTGTTCGACGTGGAAAGATTCAAGCAGGATGTGCGCGACACAATGGCGAAACATGGCCGTTGCGTGATTGCCGCATCCGAAGGTATCACCGACAAGGACGGCAACCCGATCTCGACCAGCGGTGAGCGCGATTCGCACGGCAATATCCAGTTGTCCGGCAGCGGCGCATTGGGCGATACATTGGCGGCGCTGGTGAAAGAGGCTTTTGCCGGGCAGAAGGTGCGCGTGCGTGCCGATACCTTTGGCTACTTGCAACGCTCGTTTCCGACCATCGTTTCCCCGATCGATGCGAAGGAAGCACGCGAGGTCGGTACGGTTGCAGTGAACCATGCGGTCAGCACCGGACAGCCGGGTTCGGTCTCGATCCGTCGCTTGAGCAGCAAGCCGTACGCCAGCGAATGTTTCATCACGCCGCTTTCTTCTGTGGCGCGCGAGGCTACCGAGATGAAAGACGAATACATCAATGCGGACGGCAATGACGTGACGCAAGCATGGATCGACTATGTGACACCACTGGTGGGTGAACTGCCGAAAATGGGCCGTCTGTAA
- the alr gene encoding alanine racemase, translated as MLRPIQAHINLGALENNLRVARFAISSSRIMAVIKADGYGHGLLRVADALSGAEGFALLGVRDAVLLREAGCRQTILLLEGYFSEEELPLIAQHGLTVVIHSDWQIAMLDAFPKRAALDVWLKVNSGMNRLGFAPQHVAQAMERLRRHSAVRDITLMTHFANADGARGVAGQLALFNDVAAAYRVPRSLANSAALLRYPETHGDWVRPGIMLYGSSPFADTSAQQLGLKPVMTFSSRIIATQELRAGDEVGYGATFRAEQAMRIGIVACGYADGYPRHAPTGTPILVDGQRTRILGRVSMDMLCVDLGALPQAGIGSSVVLWGEGMPIDEVARAADTIGYELMCGLTARVPVRY; from the coding sequence ATGCTTCGTCCTATACAAGCACACATCAACCTGGGCGCTCTGGAGAACAATCTCCGGGTGGCGCGTTTCGCCATATCATCCTCGCGCATCATGGCGGTCATCAAGGCGGACGGTTATGGCCACGGCCTGTTGCGCGTGGCCGATGCCCTGTCCGGCGCGGAAGGTTTTGCGCTGCTCGGTGTGCGCGACGCGGTGCTGCTGCGCGAAGCGGGCTGCCGCCAGACCATCCTGTTGCTGGAGGGATACTTCAGCGAGGAGGAGTTGCCGCTGATCGCGCAACACGGCCTGACCGTGGTGATCCACAGCGACTGGCAGATCGCCATGCTGGATGCCTTTCCGAAGCGCGCGGCGCTGGACGTCTGGCTCAAGGTCAACAGCGGCATGAACCGCCTGGGTTTTGCGCCGCAACATGTGGCGCAGGCGATGGAGCGGTTGCGTCGCCACTCCGCAGTGCGCGATATCACGCTGATGACGCATTTCGCCAATGCCGACGGTGCGCGCGGCGTGGCCGGACAACTTGCGCTGTTCAACGATGTCGCGGCCGCGTATCGCGTGCCGCGCTCACTGGCGAATTCCGCCGCATTGCTGCGCTATCCGGAAACGCACGGCGACTGGGTGCGCCCCGGCATCATGTTGTACGGTTCGTCGCCGTTCGCCGACACGAGCGCGCAACAACTCGGGCTGAAACCGGTGATGACGTTCTCCAGTCGCATCATCGCCACGCAGGAATTACGCGCCGGAGACGAGGTTGGTTACGGCGCGACGTTCCGTGCCGAACAGGCGATGCGCATCGGCATCGTTGCCTGCGGCTATGCCGACGGCTACCCGCGCCATGCGCCGACCGGCACGCCGATACTGGTGGACGGGCAGCGCACCAGAATACTGGGGCGGGTTTCGATGGACATGCTGTGCGTGGATCTGGGCGCGTTGCCGCAGGCCGGTATCGGCAGCAGCGTCGTGCTGTGGGGAGAAGGCATGCCGATCGATGAAGTGGCGCGTGCTGCGGATACCATCGGCTACGAATTGATGTGCGGGCTGACCGCGCGCGTGCCGGTCAGGTATTAG
- a CDS encoding flagellar brake protein, which yields MDGDILPGKRIETGDLTSVKIGIGDALQLQDSSPGKQRHYVKLIGYLNRKSVLVSHPVQDEKLLAVREGQRFMVRGFSAAKTYEFAASVTGVCQSPYPYLHLSFPDEVLTINMRSALRIRLSLPCSVGSPSAGDGMQATIEDMSVSGARVQARSAFGRVDDEVKVGFRLPVDGAEQAFVVPAIIRNVRDDADNGGGGKLVMHGLEFIQPEGRERSALQNFIYKTIAES from the coding sequence ATGGACGGGGATATATTGCCGGGCAAGCGGATCGAGACGGGCGATTTGACTTCGGTGAAGATTGGCATCGGCGACGCGTTGCAATTGCAGGATTCTTCCCCGGGCAAACAGCGCCACTACGTGAAACTCATCGGCTACCTGAACCGGAAGAGCGTGCTGGTCTCGCATCCGGTGCAGGACGAAAAGTTGCTCGCCGTCCGGGAAGGGCAGCGTTTCATGGTGCGCGGATTTTCCGCCGCCAAGACTTACGAATTTGCCGCCAGCGTGACCGGCGTCTGTCAGTCGCCCTATCCTTATCTGCACCTCTCCTTTCCGGACGAGGTGCTCACCATCAACATGCGCAGCGCGTTGCGCATCCGGCTCAGCCTGCCCTGTTCGGTCGGATCGCCGTCCGCCGGGGACGGCATGCAGGCGACCATCGAGGATATGAGCGTCTCCGGCGCGCGCGTCCAGGCGCGGTCGGCATTCGGGCGGGTGGATGACGAGGTGAAGGTGGGTTTCCGCCTGCCCGTCGACGGCGCTGAGCAGGCATTCGTCGTGCCGGCGATCATCCGCAATGTGCGCGACGATGCAGACAATGGCGGCGGGGGCAAGCTGGTCATGCACGGACTGGAATTCATCCAGCCGGAAGGCAGGGAGCGCTCCGCGTTGCAGAATTTCATCTATAAGACCATTGCGGAAAGTTAG
- the folD gene encoding bifunctional methylenetetrahydrofolate dehydrogenase/methenyltetrahydrofolate cyclohydrolase FolD, with translation MTARIIDGKAIAQEVRAEWKIRADALKARGVTPGLAVILVGEDPASRVYVANKVKACAELGLHSEHIAMPADIPEATLLDKIAELNTDPKIHGILVQLPVPKHIDSDKVLNAINPEKDVDGFHPVNVGALATGNMRYAPCTPYGAMKLLEKSGVRIEGKHAVVVGRSNIVGKPMALLLLQANATVTICTSKTVDLARHTRDADILVVATGRAKMITGDMIKPGAAVIDVGINRMDNGKLCGDVDFDSAKEVAGWITPVPGGVGPMTITMLVANTVQAAERLSSSS, from the coding sequence ATGACAGCACGTATCATTGACGGCAAGGCCATCGCGCAGGAAGTGCGCGCCGAATGGAAGATACGCGCCGATGCGTTGAAGGCGCGCGGCGTCACGCCGGGACTGGCGGTGATCCTCGTTGGCGAAGACCCGGCATCCAGGGTCTATGTCGCGAACAAGGTTAAGGCCTGCGCCGAACTCGGCCTGCATTCCGAACATATCGCCATGCCTGCCGACATACCGGAAGCGACGCTGCTGGACAAGATCGCCGAACTCAATACCGACCCGAAGATCCACGGTATCCTGGTTCAACTGCCGGTCCCGAAACACATCGACAGCGACAAGGTGCTCAACGCCATCAATCCGGAAAAGGATGTGGACGGGTTCCATCCGGTGAACGTCGGCGCCCTCGCCACCGGCAACATGCGCTATGCGCCCTGCACGCCGTACGGCGCGATGAAGCTCCTGGAAAAGAGCGGTGTCCGCATCGAAGGCAAGCATGCCGTCGTGGTCGGCCGCAGCAACATCGTCGGCAAGCCGATGGCGCTGCTGCTGCTGCAGGCCAATGCGACCGTAACGATCTGCACATCGAAGACCGTTGATCTTGCCAGGCACACGCGCGATGCCGACATCCTCGTCGTAGCCACCGGCCGGGCGAAAATGATCACCGGCGACATGATCAAGCCCGGCGCTGCGGTAATCGACGTCGGCATCAACCGCATGGACAACGGCAAGCTGTGCGGCGACGTGGACTTCGATTCAGCGAAAGAAGTGGCCGGCTGGATCACACCGGTTCCCGGCGGCGTCGGACCGATGACCATCACCATGCTGGTCGCCAATACGGTTCAGGCAGCGGAACGCCTTTCCAGCTCCAGTTAG
- the mtnA gene encoding S-methyl-5-thioribose-1-phosphate isomerase has product MKINGTPYRTIWSTADNAAVDIIDQTKLPHIFETLRLETMRDAERAIKDMQVRGAPLIGVTAAYGVALSMKDHASDAALKASCDKLLLARPTAVNLRWGVERMRAFLAPLPEAERAAAAWQEAARIADEDVAICSSLGEHGCELIRAMHDKKKATVNILTHCNAGWLATVDWGTALAPIYKAFDAGIPLHVWVDETRPRNQGASLTAWELGQHGVPHTVIADNTGGHLMQHGMVDMAIVGTDRVTARGDVCNKIGTYLKALAAHDNGVPFYVALPTPTIDWTIQDGVKEIPIEERAQEEVTHIAGLCDDGQVRSVQLTPRGSSAANYGFDVTPARLVTGLITERGVVAANAEAMRALHEDVR; this is encoded by the coding sequence ATGAAAATCAACGGCACCCCCTATCGCACCATCTGGTCCACTGCCGACAATGCGGCAGTGGACATCATCGACCAGACGAAACTCCCGCATATCTTCGAGACGCTACGGCTGGAAACGATGCGCGATGCCGAACGTGCGATCAAGGACATGCAGGTGCGCGGCGCGCCGCTGATCGGGGTGACGGCGGCGTATGGCGTGGCGCTGTCGATGAAAGATCATGCCTCGGACGCGGCGCTGAAGGCGAGCTGCGACAAGTTGTTGCTGGCGCGACCGACGGCGGTGAACCTGCGCTGGGGTGTGGAGCGGATGCGCGCATTTTTAGCTCCCTTGCCGGAAGCCGAGCGCGCTGCGGCAGCATGGCAGGAAGCGGCACGTATCGCCGACGAGGATGTGGCGATCTGTTCCAGTTTGGGTGAGCATGGCTGCGAACTGATCCGCGCGATGCATGACAAGAAAAAAGCAACGGTGAATATATTGACTCACTGCAATGCCGGCTGGCTGGCGACAGTGGACTGGGGCACGGCGCTGGCGCCGATCTACAAGGCGTTCGACGCGGGCATACCTTTGCATGTGTGGGTGGACGAGACCCGCCCGCGCAACCAGGGCGCCAGCCTGACCGCGTGGGAGCTGGGGCAGCACGGAGTGCCGCATACGGTGATCGCGGACAACACCGGCGGGCATTTGATGCAGCACGGCATGGTGGACATGGCCATCGTCGGCACCGACCGCGTCACCGCGCGCGGCGATGTGTGCAACAAGATTGGCACTTACCTGAAGGCGCTGGCCGCGCATGACAACGGCGTGCCGTTCTACGTCGCGCTGCCCACGCCGACGATAGACTGGACGATACAGGACGGGGTGAAGGAGATCCCCATCGAGGAGCGCGCGCAAGAAGAGGTGACGCATATCGCCGGGCTGTGCGACGACGGGCAGGTGCGCAGCGTGCAGTTGACCCCAAGGGGTTCAAGTGCGGCCAATTACGGTTTCGACGTGACGCCGGCGCGGCTGGTGACGGGACTGATCACCGAGCGCGGCGTGGTGGCCGCGAACGCGGAGGCGATGCGGGCTCTGCACGAGGACGTGAGATGA
- a CDS encoding adenine phosphoribosyltransferase, with product MPIKSRIRTVPHYPKQGIQFRDITTLLKDPIGFKVTIDELVRRYKDQKIDKIAGIESRGFILGAPLAFALGKGFVPIRKKGKLPAETIGHDYELEYGTDRIEIHTDAVSKGERILLVDDLIATGGTAEAACKLIEKMGGQIVECCFVIDLPDIGGRTRLEKMGQKVFALCEFEGD from the coding sequence ATGCCTATCAAATCCAGAATCCGCACCGTTCCCCACTATCCCAAACAGGGCATCCAGTTCCGCGATATCACCACGCTGCTCAAGGACCCCATCGGGTTCAAGGTCACCATCGACGAACTGGTGCGCCGCTACAAGGATCAGAAGATCGACAAGATCGCCGGCATCGAATCGCGCGGCTTCATCCTCGGCGCACCGCTGGCCTTCGCGCTGGGCAAGGGCTTCGTCCCGATCCGCAAGAAAGGCAAGCTGCCCGCCGAGACCATCGGCCACGACTACGAGCTTGAATACGGCACCGACCGCATCGAGATCCACACCGACGCTGTTTCAAAAGGCGAGCGGATATTGCTGGTGGACGACCTGATCGCCACCGGCGGCACCGCCGAAGCCGCCTGCAAGCTGATCGAGAAGATGGGCGGCCAGATCGTTGAATGCTGCTTCGTCATCGACCTGCCGGACATAGGCGGACGGACAAGGCTGGAGAAGATGGGGCAGAAGGTTTTTGCGTTGTGCGAATTTGAGGGCGACTAA
- a CDS encoding peroxiredoxin produces MKWLVLIAMVVVFAALFVARAARAGELPQVGGPAPDFNLPDQSGSQHALKDFRGKWLVLYFYPKDDTPGCTKEACAFRDDLNQIAELGAQVVGVSVDDTASHAEFAKKYHLPFPLLADETTETAERYGALLNLGILKVARRYTFLIDPQGKVAKIYLAVETSRHSKDIINDLQQLTKGSRQ; encoded by the coding sequence ATGAAGTGGTTGGTGCTGATTGCCATGGTGGTCGTATTTGCGGCTCTGTTCGTTGCCCGTGCCGCGCGGGCGGGTGAACTGCCGCAGGTAGGCGGCCCCGCGCCGGATTTCAACCTGCCGGACCAGAGCGGCAGTCAGCATGCGCTGAAGGATTTTCGCGGCAAATGGCTGGTGCTGTACTTCTACCCGAAGGACGATACGCCGGGTTGCACAAAGGAGGCCTGCGCGTTCCGCGACGACCTGAACCAGATCGCCGAACTGGGTGCGCAGGTGGTGGGTGTCAGCGTGGACGATACCGCGAGTCATGCGGAATTCGCGAAGAAATACCACTTGCCGTTCCCGTTGCTGGCGGATGAGACGACTGAAACGGCCGAACGTTACGGGGCATTGCTGAATCTGGGAATCCTGAAAGTCGCACGCCGCTATACTTTCCTGATCGACCCGCAGGGCAAGGTGGCGAAGATTTACCTGGCCGTGGAAACTTCTCGGCACTCGAAAGATATCATCAACGATTTGCAGCAACTGACCAAAGGGAGCAGGCAGTAA
- a CDS encoding S-methyl-5'-thioadenosine phosphorylase has protein sequence MLAVIGGSGVYNIEGLENTRWVKVESPFGEPSDEVLVGELDGQPIAFLPRHGRGHRLSPTDINFRANIDALKRLGVTDVVSVSAVGSLREHLAPGTFVIVDQFIDRTFAREKSFFGNGLVAHVSMAHPVCKRLGDHLHAAAQEAGIQVSRGGTYLVMEGPQFSSLAESELYRSWNCDVIGMTNMPEAKLAREAELCYATVAMVTDYDCWHPNHDDVTVDAIVKVLLENADRARVLVKTVAPLVGNDAQACDCGCRSALQYAIITAPETRDAKMIAKLSAVAGRMLK, from the coding sequence ATGCTGGCCGTTATCGGTGGTAGCGGCGTATACAACATCGAAGGACTGGAAAACACGCGCTGGGTGAAGGTCGAATCTCCGTTCGGCGAGCCGTCGGACGAGGTACTGGTGGGCGAGCTGGACGGCCAGCCCATCGCTTTCCTGCCGCGCCACGGGCGCGGGCACCGGCTGTCTCCCACCGACATCAACTTCCGCGCCAACATCGATGCGCTGAAACGCCTCGGCGTGACCGACGTCGTCTCGGTCAGCGCGGTCGGCTCGCTGCGTGAGCACCTTGCTCCCGGCACCTTCGTCATCGTCGACCAGTTCATCGACCGCACCTTCGCGCGCGAGAAGAGCTTCTTCGGCAACGGCCTGGTCGCGCATGTGTCGATGGCTCATCCGGTATGCAAACGCTTGGGCGACCACCTGCACGCGGCCGCGCAGGAAGCCGGCATACAGGTGTCGCGTGGCGGCACCTACCTGGTGATGGAAGGCCCCCAGTTCTCAAGCCTGGCCGAGTCCGAACTCTACCGCTCGTGGAATTGCGATGTGATCGGCATGACCAACATGCCCGAGGCCAAACTCGCGCGCGAGGCCGAGCTCTGCTACGCGACGGTCGCGATGGTCACCGACTACGACTGCTGGCACCCCAACCACGACGATGTCACCGTGGACGCCATCGTCAAGGTGCTGCTGGAGAACGCCGATCGTGCGCGCGTACTGGTGAAGACCGTCGCGCCGCTGGTGGGCAACGACGCGCAAGCCTGCGACTGCGGCTGCCGCAGCGCGCTGCAATACGCCATCATCACCGCACCCGAAACGCGCGATGCGAAGATGATCGCGAAACTGTCTGCCGTGGCCGGGCGGATGTTGAAATAG
- the ppa gene encoding inorganic diphosphatase — MSLNKVPSGSNLPDDFNVIIEIPQHGEPVKYEVDKESGAIFVDRFMNTAMHYPCNYGYIPHTLSDDGDPVDVLVITPVPLNTGVVVRCRPLAVLKMEDESGFDAKVLAVPVDKLSTMYRGLKDYSELSPVVLKQIEHFFAHYKDLEPNKWVKIGGWEGIDAARKEILDGVTNYQNAPEKPSF, encoded by the coding sequence ATGAGCCTGAACAAAGTCCCCTCCGGCAGCAACCTCCCCGACGATTTCAACGTCATCATCGAAATCCCGCAACACGGCGAACCCGTGAAATACGAAGTGGACAAGGAATCCGGCGCCATCTTTGTGGACCGTTTCATGAACACCGCGATGCACTACCCCTGTAACTATGGCTACATCCCCCACACTCTGTCGGACGATGGCGACCCCGTCGATGTACTGGTCATCACCCCGGTCCCTCTGAACACCGGCGTGGTGGTACGTTGCCGCCCGCTGGCTGTGCTGAAAATGGAAGACGAGTCCGGCTTCGACGCCAAGGTTCTGGCGGTTCCCGTAGACAAACTCTCCACCATGTATCGCGGACTCAAGGATTACTCGGAATTATCTCCCGTAGTGCTCAAGCAGATCGAACATTTCTTCGCTCACTACAAGGACCTCGAGCCCAACAAATGGGTCAAGATCGGCGGCTGGGAAGGTATCGACGCGGCACGCAAGGAAATCCTCGACGGCGTGACGAATTACCAGAACGCGCCCGAAAAACCCAGTTTCTAA
- a CDS encoding cytochrome b/b6 domain-containing protein, whose translation MTQYSNRMVIIHWLTLALLIAAWFLGESVNEARHDGVATISGYMVHSLVGGVILLLTVTRLFFRSGDGVPPALGDTPMDKVAKGIHHLLYAVLILLPVSGIVQVLTSDVSKALLSGDAALLPAKFDGVPAHEVHEVLVTVLIVLVVVHVLGALKHQFVMKDNIMHRMSLCRGSCDEGKGNDASGTKQD comes from the coding sequence ATGACGCAATATAGCAATCGCATGGTAATAATTCATTGGCTGACTCTGGCCTTGTTGATCGCTGCCTGGTTCCTGGGCGAATCGGTAAATGAGGCGCGTCACGACGGCGTTGCAACCATTTCGGGTTACATGGTGCATTCGCTGGTGGGCGGCGTGATCCTGTTGCTGACAGTGACGCGCCTGTTCTTCCGTAGCGGGGATGGCGTTCCTCCCGCGCTGGGCGATACGCCGATGGACAAGGTGGCCAAGGGCATCCACCATCTGTTGTATGCCGTTTTGATCCTGTTGCCGGTGAGCGGCATCGTTCAGGTGTTGACCAGTGATGTGAGTAAGGCCTTATTGTCCGGAGATGCGGCCCTGTTGCCTGCAAAGTTCGACGGTGTGCCGGCACACGAGGTTCATGAAGTGCTGGTGACGGTGCTGATCGTGCTGGTTGTCGTGCATGTGCTTGGTGCGCTGAAGCACCAGTTCGTGATGAAGGACAACATCATGCACCGCATGTCGCTGTGCCGGGGTTCGTGTGACGAAGGCAAAGGGAATGATGCTTCCGGAACAAAGCAGGACTGA